Proteins encoded together in one Lathyrus oleraceus cultivar Zhongwan6 chromosome 5, CAAS_Psat_ZW6_1.0, whole genome shotgun sequence window:
- the LOC127083610 gene encoding protein DSS1 HOMOLOG ON CHROMOSOME V → MATETKAVTEDVKIDLFEDDDEFEEFEINEEWDDKEEGKEIAQQWEDDWDDDDVSDDFSVQLRRELESTTEKN, encoded by the exons ATGGCGACCGAAACGAAGGCTGTTACCGAGGATGTCAAGATCGATCTCTTCGAAGACGACGATGAGTTCGAAGAGTTTGAAATCAATGAAG AGTGGGATGACAAGGAGGAAGGTAAAGAAATAGCTCAACAGTGGGAGGATGATTGGGATGATGATGATGTTAGTGACGATTTCTCAGTTCAGCTGAGAAGGGAGCTCGAGAGCACTACAGAGAAGAATTAA
- the LOC127083607 gene encoding U-box domain-containing protein 18 — protein sequence MPPNIRLPPTHRRPLSFPAVHPCQSISPATILTSLITLSQNISTFQPNSFPTQKRNSRETKRQIQILLIFFQELQSHGSPIPKPIIPIFSNLHFTLQKIHFLFQDCSLQNARLWLLIKSQFIATQFHLLIHSISESLHALPLHVINICDEVKEVIQLLTKQNRTINLVLDHNEERQTKRVISILNQFEKGTEPEVDSIKQVLDYLEIKTWLDCNEEIKFLQYEIESEQEQEKEVSLLSGLKCFLCYCRVVLFETIDFQLITRNRSETRCRRSIEMSTCVPDDYRCPISLELMTDPVTVSTGQTYNRASIQQWFKAGNITCPKTGEKLVSTEVFPNTALKTIIQQFCYNNRISISPTKSHVGITVTTVNPGSPAAAHAIQFASWSLAQRLVFGTDEQKNKASYEIGLLAKSNIFNTACLIEMGTVPPLIDLVLTSTTQENAIFALLKLSKHGNGREFIMESRGLDSIVTVLIKGYSLEARRFAADIIFYLTSVKEYRKLIGENSKVVSGLVELIKKGTIRVKKSAVDAIFGLLLLPRNHPKVLASGAVPAIVNVLCSWEKSYVVNDCLAVLVALAENVDGSRAVLDASGLSLVVGILQSATSRAEKEYCVSILVSLCANIGDEIVSVLVKDGSVIMPLLYAILTNGTPLAEKKARKLINVLQEFDEKKTLGTSVLHQRLLQLN from the coding sequence ATGCCTCCTAATATCCGTCTACCTCCAACCCACCGCCGTCCCCTATCTTTCCCCGCCGTACACCCCTGCCAATCCATATCTCCGGCCACCATCCTCACTTCATTAATCACTCTCTCCCAAAACATATCCACTTTCCAACCAAACTCCTTCCCCACTCAAAAACGAAACTCCCGAGAAACAAAACGCCAAATCCAAATTCTTCTCATTTTCTTCCAAGAACTCCAATCCCATGGCTCTCCCATCCCGAAACCAATCATTCCCATCTTCTCCAACCTTCACTTCACCCTCCAAAAAATCCATTTCTTATTCCAAGACTGTTCCCTCCAAAACGCACGCCTATGGTTACTCATCAAATCCCAATTCATAGCCACACAGTTTCATCTTCTCATTCACTCCATCTCAGAATCTCTCCACGCGTTACCCCTCCACGTTATCAACATATGCGACGAGGTTAAAGAGGTAATTCAATTACTAACCAAACAAAACAGAACAATCAATCTCGTACTAGACCATAACGAGGAACGCCAAACCAAACGCGTCATTTCAATTTTGAATCAATTCGAAAAAGGAACAGAACCAGAGGTCGATTCCATCAAACAAGTCCTTGACTACCTTGAAATCAAAACTTGGTTAGATTGCAACGAAGAGATCAAATTCCTCCAATACGAAATAGAATCTGAACAAGAACAAGAGAAAGAGGTTTCTCTATTGAGTGGTTTGAAATGTTTTTTATGCTATTGTCGCGTGGTTCTTTTCGAAACTATAGATTTTCAATTGATAACCCGCAACAGATCCGAAACCAGGTGCAGGCGCAGCATAGAGATGTCAACCTGCGTACCAGATGATTACCGCTGTCCGATTTCACTCGAGTTAATGACAGATCCTGTAACCGTTTCCACTGGCCAAACATACAACAGAGCTTCCATTCAACAATGGTTTAAAGCAGGAAACATAACCTGTCCGAAAACAGGTGAAAAACTCGTTTCCACTGAGGTTTTCCCCAACACAGCTCTCAAAACAATTATCCAACAATTCTGTTACAATAACAGAATTTCAATTTCACCAACTAAATCACACGTTGGCATAACTGTAACCACTGTTAATCCAGGTAGTCCTGCAGCAGCACACGCGATACAGTTCGCGTCGTGGTCACTAGCTCAGAGATTAGTTTTCGGAACAGATGAACAGAAAAACAAAGCATCTTATGAGATTGGATTACTTGCGAAATCGAACATTTTCAATACTGCGTGTTTGATTGAGATGGGAACCGTCCCACCTTTGATTGATCTTGTTTTAACTTCCACAACGCAGGAGAATGCGATTTTTGCTCTTTTGAAGCTTTCAAAGCATGGTAATGGCCGCGAATTTATCATGGAGAGTCGAGGTTTAGATTCTATAGTTACCGTTCTCATTAAAGGTTATAGTTTAGAAGCGCGCAGATTTGCAGCTGATATAATATTTTATCTCACTTCCGTGAAAGAGTACAGAAAACTAATAGGTGAAAATTCAAAGGTTGTTTCTGGTTTAGTGGAGTTGATAAAGAAAGGAACAATTCGAGTAAAAAAGAGTGCGGTGGATGCGATATTCGGGTTGTTATTGCTTCCTAGGAATCATCCTAAGGTTCTTGCTTCTGGTGCTGTTCCTGCTATTGTTAACGTTTTGTGTTCTTGGGAAAAATCTtatgttgttaatgattgttTAGCGGTTTTGGTGGCTTTGGCGGAGAATGTGGATGGTTCCCGTGCTGTATTAGATGCTTCGGGTTTGTCTTTGGTGGTTGGGATTTTGCAATCTGCAACTTCGCGTGCTGAGAAGGAGTACTGTGTTTCCATATTGGTTTCCCTGTGTGCTAATATTGGTGATGAGATTGTTAGTGTTCTGGTGAAGGATGGTTCTGTGATTATGCCTTTGCTTTATGCGATTCTTACGAATGGTACTCCTCTAGCGGAAAAGAAAGCACGGAAACTTATCAATgtgttacaagaatttgatgaGAAGAAAACTTTGGGCACTTCTGTTTTGCACCAAAGATTGCTTCAGCTGAATTAG